The DNA window GCTGCTGGTGACCAGGGGCGAACCGGCGCCGCTGCAGGCCGCCGAAGGCGACTTTACGCCGGCCCCGCTCACGGCGCCTGTCGGTTATGCGATCGAACGGGCCGCTTCCCCGCCGCTGGTCGCCCATCCGCTGATGGGCGCCCTGGATCCGCAAGGCCGGCTGTACGTGGCGGCGACCGCGGGCGAGAACCTGCGACGACCCGATCTGGAAGAGCAACTGCCTAACTTTGTGCAACGGCTGGAAGATGTCGACGGCGACGGCGTGTTCGACAAGGCCACGATTTTCGCCGACAAAATGACGTTCCCCCAGGGCTGCTTGTGGTATCGCGGATCCTTGTATGTCGCTTCGAGCGGGGCCATCTGGAAGCTGACCGACGACGATGACGACGGCGTCGCCGACCGCCGGGAGAAGCTGGTCGACGGCTTTAACTACGGCGGCAATGCGGCCGACGTCCACGGCTGTTTTCTCGGTCCCGAAGGGCGCATCTACTGGTGCGATGGCCGCTGGGGTCACGAACTGAAAGACGACCAAGGCCAGATCGTCTCCCAGGGAAAGGCGGCGCATATCTTCAGCTGCCGGCCCGACGGCTCGCACGTGCGGTCCCACGCGACCGGCGGCATGGATAACCCGGTGGAGATCGTCTTCACGCCGACCGGCGACATGCTGGGCACCGTCAACCTGATGTATTCCCAGCCCCGCGGCGATTGCCTGGTGCACTGGCAATACGGCGGCGTGTACCCCCGCGAAGATTTCGCCTCGACCCTCGACAGCGAACTGCTCCGCACAGGCGACCTGCTGACCGAAGTGCATAACTTTGGCCACGTGGCGGTTTCCGGCCTGTGCCGGCTGGAATCGAACAGCTGGGGCCCAGGCGCCGTGGGCGATCTGCTGGTGACGGTCTTCAATACGAATCGGATCGTCCGCGTCAAACTGAAACCGGCCGGCTCCACCTACCAGGTGGATCAGCTGGAAGATTTCCTGGTGAGCAGCAGCCGCGACTTCCATCCGACCGACGTCCTCGAAGACGCCGACGGCTCTGTCCTGGTGATCGACACGGGCGGCTGGTTCCGCATCGGTTGTCCGCAGTCGCAGATCGCCAAAAGCGATATCCACGGGGCCATCTATCGTATTCGCAAAACGGGAGCGGTCCGCCCGGCCGATCCCCGCGGCCTGACGATCGACTGGCCGGCGCTCGACGACCAGCGTCTGCTCGCTCTGCTCGGCGACGAACGACCGGCGGTGGTCGTCCGCGCGCGGGAACGGCTGGCCGATCGCCTGGTCGGCAAGGTGGGCGCGGGGCTCGCCAAAACGATGCTCGCCCTCTGGGACCAGCAATCCCCGGCGGTCCAGCAGCGGTATCTGCAGCTGGCGGCCTTGCCGGAGACGCCTTTTTCCGCGGCGATCTTTCTGGCGGGACTTGGCCACAGCAACGCCGGCGTGCGGCAAATGGCCTGCCGTTGCCTGTATGACAAGGGGACGGAGGATCCCCAGGCGATTAACGCTTTACTGATCGAACGGCTGAAAGACGCGTCGCCCGCCGTCCGGCGCGAGGCCGCCGCGGCGCTGGGACAGCGGACCATCGGCGAGAAATCGCCCGTCGAAAGACGCGAGATCGTCGAGACCCTGCTGGCTGCTTTGCCCGCCAATGTGGACGATCCGCTGGTGCGGCATGCGCTGGTCTACGCCTTGATTGACGCCGGCGAACGGGAGGCGACGTCCGCCGGCCTGCTCAGTCCGCATCAGGCTGTCCGTACGGCCGCCGCCATCGCCCTGGAGCAGATGCGTCAAAAGACCTCCCGGCCCGATAAGCCTTTGCTGAAGTTCCCGGCCCCCGCGATCGGCGCGCCGTTGACAGAAGCCGAACAGAACCAGGTGCTGCAGCGGCTGGAAGGATTACCCCAGGGAGAAGCAGACCGCGGGAAAGCCCTGTTCTATCACGAGAAAAGTGCGTGCAGCAAATGCCACCGGGTCGGGTCCCAAGGCGGGCAGGTCGGGCCCGATCTGACGACGATCGGCCGGATCCGCGGCGGCCAGGATCTGCTGGCGTCGATGATGTTCCCCAGCGCCAGCTTTGCCCGGGGCTTTGAGTCGTACACCGTGGAAACGGTCCAAGGACAACGAAAAAGCGGCATCCTCCTGGGCGAAAACGGCCGCGAGATTCGGCTGGGGCTCGACAAGGATCATGCGGTTGCGATCCCGATCGACCAGATCGACCAGATCGTGCCGTCCCCCTTATCGATCATGCCGCCCGACGTCGCCAAACAGCTGTCGGACCAGGAACTGGCCGATCTGCTGGCCTGGCTGTTGCTGCAGAAGTGACGTTGTCGGACGAACATCTGCCGTCGATCTAAAACCGTTGCGAGTAACCAACGCCGGTAAAGAAATCATCCGCTGCCTGGTTCAGACCCATCCCCACGCGCCAGTCGAGCTGCACGTCGTCATTCGCCAGCATGGTGAAGCCGCCGTTGAGAAAATGCTGCGGCCCGCTTGTGTCGGAACCGTGAAAGTAGAAACCGAAGTACTCCAGATAGCAGCCGAACGTCTCATTCAGCGGAATGCCCAGCGCGACCGACTGGGTGAATACGCCGTGCTGATCAACCGCCAGTAGTTCGGGCGCGAGCAAGGTCGCTTCCGATCCGGTCGCGTAACCGGAAGAGCCAGCAATCGACCAGTCGGCCGGCAGGCTCCAGCTGTATAACAGGTTGACGCCCGCATCGACTTTATGGCTAGTGAAGGAACGGCCGCCGGTCGGCGTGGTCATCCCCACAATCACCGCCGTCTCGGGCGCCAGACCTTGTTCTTCGAGCAGGAACAGCTTGAAGCCAATGCCAAAATCCTCAGCCCCATCGTCGGCAACGGTTCCGGTCGCGTCGCTCGTTTCCTGCCAGAGATAGTTCCAGAACAGCCGCAGCTCGATCGCATCGGTCAGCCCAATGCGGAACAGCGTTTCCGGCAGGCCATGGGTGCGGGTGATGGTTCCGTCTTCGTCGTCATAGGCGAATGTATAGCCCATTTCCAGCTGGACCCGGCCATAGCCGACCGTGGAGCTGGCCTCAGTAAAGTCGGGCCGATCCGTGACGAGCGTATCACGCTCCTCCTGTTGCCCGCGAACAACCTGCGCGCCGACTCCGTCCGCCGGCGGCTGCAGCGAAGCAGGATCCAGAAACTCGCTCAGCGGCGTGGGCCGCCAGTCTTCCGCCTGGGCCAACGAGCCGCAGGTCAGGGCCAGAAAACCTCCCCACAAGAGCATTCGCAGCATCGGTCCGAATCCTTTCGTCACTAGTCACCAGGGGGCGCACCTCACCAACGAAAGAACTATCGGACATATTTGCCAATCAAAAACAGTATTTTTGATACATCAAAACTGCTAACCGCTAGTCAGCATCAACAAGGCGAGAAAACCAACGACCACGACTGCCGCAATGATCGCTCCGATCAGCCAGAGCTTGTTCATGGTTTGGGAACGTCGCTCCTGCTCCTCGGCCCGCTGGGCATCTTCCAGCTCTTTCACTTCCAGGCTGTCTTCTTTGCGCAGCAGGAATTTGACGTGGCAATGGGGGCAGATCGCTTTCTGGTCCAACAGTTCCGGCGGCGTTTCCAGCGGGTGCCCATTGGGACACGGAATGTGGAACAGGCGAATCTCCGGCAGCGTGTCCGGCGGCGACGCTGCGGCCGTCGGCCCAGGAGACGGCGACGAACCAGCGGCCGGACGGGTCATTGCTGGCGGAGGAGTGGGATTCGATGACTGCCGATTCGTGGGCGGGCCGATGACAGGCGGCGAGTTAGCCGGCGGCCCCGCACTTCGCGCGGGCGGACCGACTGGCCGGGAAGTCGGCGGCGAGGAACTCCCTGCAGGGCTTCGTGGGGCGGCTGGCGGCGGTGAACTGGCTGGCCGGGCCGACGGCGGGGGCGAAGACGATGCAGTGACCGGCGCTCGATTCTCCGGCGGTGAGCCGGTCGGACGCGCCCCCATCGGCGGCGACGGCGAACGGGCAGGAACGATGGACGCAGCAGGACCCGCCGGCGAACGCGGCGGCGTGATCGCACCGGTACGATTCGCAGCAGGCGTCATCGTTGGCGCGTTCGTTGGCGGATTCGATACCGATGGCGAGGGCGTGGCAGCCGGCCGGGGCGCTGGAGGCGTCATTCCCACTCCTCCGCCAGGCGGCGGCGGTGAGGAAATCGGCTGATCACTGCGCCGACCGCTGGCGCTCGGCGCAGAAGCGGTCGTCGGGGTTGGCGTCGTCGGGTTTGGCGTCCGGGAAGCGGCGGCGGGACTCATCGCAGGACGGGAACTGCCGGGCGGCGGCGGGCTGCCGATCGCCGGGGGCGGCGGTCCGGGTATCACTGCGTCGCGGCTGCGATTTCCGCCAGGCGGCGCCGCGGGTCGACCGACGTTCAAGGCGCCGGCGGCGGGGCGGTTCGCCGGGGCTCCGGCGGCGGGTGCTTGCGGGGCGGAGGGCGTTTGCGGTTTCGCCGGGGAAGACGCACCGGGCGGAGGAGGGCTGCCCAGCGGCGATTCCGACGCTGGCGGCTGGGGGATCAGCAGGGCCGTCTGGCAATGAGGGCAGGCCGTTTGATGTCCTGCCTGCCAAGGTTCCGCCGATAGTAAATGCCCCTGGGGACAGCGAAATTGAAAAGCCATGGGCGCCGCCTGCGGGTCCTCACCTGTCTACATCAACGGTTACGATACCGCGCCTATCGCACTGCCGTAACAATAATCGAATAATAATCGCCACTCGAGTTCCGCGATACGGAGGCAGACGCTTTCCAGCTGCTTCTCGGTCGCGGCCGCCTCGCACAGATCGACAAAACGTTCGGGCCGCCACACGCCGCCGGCGGTCAGCGCCGTCAGACGCGGGTCGGATCCGTGGTCCTCGGCCATCGCTTGCGCCCCGATCGCCAGCGCAAGGTAGGCCGGGTGATCGCCCGTCTGGCGAAACCAGTATTTGGCGTTGGAATAGTCCGGTTCCCGGCGATGCATGATCGCGTGCCAGTAGCTGCCCGACGGGCTGGCGACGTCCTGGCTCAAGGCGTGCGAATGCTCGAGGAAATTGTGCAGCAGCCACAGGCCGGACAAGCAACACGCGGCCATCGTGTGGTCAATAATTGGGTGCGGGGCGAACGCCTCTTCCAGCTCGAGCTCTTCCAGCGATTCCTTCACCGCATGGTTCTCGGGGCCCGTCGTCAGGGCGCACGGCGGCGCCTGCTGCAGAAATTCGGCAAACGTCGCGCCGTAGGATTCATTATTAAATGTCACAACCGTTTCCTTCCTTCGAGGCAGTCCCAGAAGTTGACGACCGGTTCCTGGATGCGAATCATTTTAGCTTAGACATTCAAGCAGACGCTGGCCAGCAGGGCGCCGGCAAGGCCCAAGGTCCCATTCCGGGCGACGACAGGACGGACCAGCAACTGTGACCGCCTTGAAAAACATGAGTTTTTTTCGCCGACAAGAACGCACGTCCCAGGTGGGAAAACACGGCGCCTGGGCGGGATCGCCGGGGAACGGCTTGCCTGGAGCGCCCACTTCAACTTGCCAGGGTGTTGTTACTAAAATAAACTCTCGCGGTGGTTCCTCCGCACTGAGAGCAGGTTATGTCACGTTGGCCGTTAATTACTGATTTCAGCCGTATGCTGCAGAATCCGAAAATCGCGTTTCGCGATGCGGATCTGAAAGAGTGTTCGGTCGAAAAAAATAATCTCGGCCAGCCCAAACCCCGGTCCGGAAATTTCGCCACCGTTTATAAGGGTTTCAAAGGCGTCGGGCAGGAGTTCGCCATCCGCGTGTTCAACCGCGCTGCGAATGAACGGCGGGAACGCTACCAGGCCCTGAACGACTATCTCAAAGACCGCCGCCTGGGCTGCCTGGTCGATTTTACCTACGACGAAAAAGGAATCAGGGCGCCCGACGGTAAAATGTATCCCCTGGT is part of the Lignipirellula cremea genome and encodes:
- a CDS encoding PVC-type heme-binding CxxCH protein, with amino-acid sequence MTASCHSTTGRLATCFLPMAPHTASVFALLLLLVTRGEPAPLQAAEGDFTPAPLTAPVGYAIERAASPPLVAHPLMGALDPQGRLYVAATAGENLRRPDLEEQLPNFVQRLEDVDGDGVFDKATIFADKMTFPQGCLWYRGSLYVASSGAIWKLTDDDDDGVADRREKLVDGFNYGGNAADVHGCFLGPEGRIYWCDGRWGHELKDDQGQIVSQGKAAHIFSCRPDGSHVRSHATGGMDNPVEIVFTPTGDMLGTVNLMYSQPRGDCLVHWQYGGVYPREDFASTLDSELLRTGDLLTEVHNFGHVAVSGLCRLESNSWGPGAVGDLLVTVFNTNRIVRVKLKPAGSTYQVDQLEDFLVSSSRDFHPTDVLEDADGSVLVIDTGGWFRIGCPQSQIAKSDIHGAIYRIRKTGAVRPADPRGLTIDWPALDDQRLLALLGDERPAVVVRARERLADRLVGKVGAGLAKTMLALWDQQSPAVQQRYLQLAALPETPFSAAIFLAGLGHSNAGVRQMACRCLYDKGTEDPQAINALLIERLKDASPAVRREAAAALGQRTIGEKSPVERREIVETLLAALPANVDDPLVRHALVYALIDAGEREATSAGLLSPHQAVRTAAAIALEQMRQKTSRPDKPLLKFPAPAIGAPLTEAEQNQVLQRLEGLPQGEADRGKALFYHEKSACSKCHRVGSQGGQVGPDLTTIGRIRGGQDLLASMMFPSASFARGFESYTVETVQGQRKSGILLGENGREIRLGLDKDHAVAIPIDQIDQIVPSPLSIMPPDVAKQLSDQELADLLAWLLLQK
- a CDS encoding transporter, whose amino-acid sequence is MLRMLLWGGFLALTCGSLAQAEDWRPTPLSEFLDPASLQPPADGVGAQVVRGQQEERDTLVTDRPDFTEASSTVGYGRVQLEMGYTFAYDDEDGTITRTHGLPETLFRIGLTDAIELRLFWNYLWQETSDATGTVADDGAEDFGIGFKLFLLEEQGLAPETAVIVGMTTPTGGRSFTSHKVDAGVNLLYSWSLPADWSIAGSSGYATGSEATLLAPELLAVDQHGVFTQSVALGIPLNETFGCYLEYFGFYFHGSDTSGPQHFLNGGFTMLANDDVQLDWRVGMGLNQAADDFFTGVGYSQRF